In Salarias fasciatus chromosome 20, fSalaFa1.1, whole genome shotgun sequence, a single window of DNA contains:
- the LOC115407935 gene encoding zinc finger and SCAN domain-containing protein 2-like: protein MTSVQAFREFISERLTAAAGEIFTVFEQTIVQYEEEIGRQRKLLEISIKPQISLNRTELPQLHDCREDRLLQQKTNCCGEQGEPDPPLIKQEQEEKELLQFEEDREETEPPRIKEEEEELELVPLKEFQEEPEPSHTEEDEELGPSQEGEQLMLNLEGDAFNVSSIEEQRYLSEAEEVLQFLSHDSQVHHVKKYLDSKSTRNTELINVSGVHSERVESFSVPEKQAAFEKLLCEETRGEIVPKKRKSCQNSGGLSGKIICEICGKSYIRRSELMRHMRSHTGEKPYSCETCGKSFSLQGNLLVHRRTHTGEKPYSCTICGKSFSQQSHLLGHIRTHTGEKPYSCTICGKSFSKQSTFVGHMRTHTGEKPYSCRLCGKSFGQQSHLAGHMRTHTGERPYSCETCGKGFSQQSTLVGHMKTHRHGFRKGS from the exons ATGACTTCGGTTCAGGCTTTCAGAGAGTTTATCAGCGAgcgactgactgctgctgcgggagaaatattcaccgtgtttgaaCAGACTATCgttcagtacgaggaggagattggtCGACAACGCAAACTGCTGGAAATCAGCATCAAACCTCAAATCAGCTTAAACAGAACAG agctTCCACAGCTCCATGACTGCAGAGAAGATCGGCTCcttcaacagaaaacaaactgctgtggagagcagggagaaccagaccctccactgatcaaacaggaacaagaagaaaaagaacttCTGCAGTTTGAGGAGGACCGAGAGGAGACAGAACCTCCAcggatcaaagaggaagaagaagaactagAACTTGTCCCGTTAAAAGAgttccaggaggaaccagagccTTCACATactgaggaggacgaggaacTCGGTCCCAgccaggagggagagcagctcaTGCTGAACCTTGAAGGTGACGCCTTTAATGTATCTTCTATTGAGGAACAGCGTTACCTGAGTGAAGCAGAAGAAGTACTGCAGTTCCTCTCTCATGACTCTCAAGTCCACCATGTGAAAAAATATCTGGACTCCAAGTCAACTAGAAATACAGAGCTGATAAACGTCAGCGGAGTTCATAGTGAGCGTGTGGAGAGCTTCAGCGTGCCGGAGAAGCAGGCTGCATTCGAAAAGCTGCTTTGTGAGGAAACGCGCGGCGAAATTGTCCCTAAAAAACGTAAATCATGTCAGAACTCAGGAGGCCTCAGTGGTAAGATcatttgtgaaatctgtggTAAAAGTTACATCCGACGGAGTGAACTGATGCGCCACATGAGAagccacacaggtgagaagccgtactcttgtgaaacatgcgggaaaagtttcagtttgcagggtaatttgttggtccacaggagaactcacacaggtgagaagccgtattcctgTACGatatgtgggaaaagtttcagccAACAGAGTCATTTGTTGGGCCACATTAGAActcacacgggtgagaagccgtattcctgTACCATATGTGGGAAGAGTTTCAGTAAACAGAGTACTTTTGTGggtcacatgagaactcacacaggcgagaagccaTATTCCTGTAGGCTCTGTGGGAAGAGTTTTGGTCAGCAGAGTCACTTGGCgggccacatgagaactcacacgggTGAGAGGCCgtattcctgtgaaacatgtggcaaaggtttcagtcaacagagtaCTTTAGTGGgacacatgaaaactcacagaCATGGGTTCAGGAAAGGCTCTTAG
- the ppih gene encoding peptidyl-prolyl cis-trans isomerase H → MSFQSSNPNNPIVFFDITIGGQEVGRMKFELFADVVPKTAENFRQFCTGEFRKDGVPIGFKGCTFHRVIKDFMIQGGDFVNGDGTGICSIYRGPFADENFKLKHIIPGLLSMANSGPGTNGCQFFITCVKCDWLDGKHVVFGKLVDGLLVMRKIENVPTGPNNKPKLPIVIAQCGEM, encoded by the exons ATGTCTTTTCAATCCTCAAACCCCAACAACCCGATCGTCTTCTTTGACATTACCATCGGAGGACAG GAAGTGGGACGGATGAAGTTCGAGCTGTTTGCCGATGTTGTACCAAAGACGGCGGAGAATTTCCG GCAGTTCTGCACCGGAGAGTTCAG GAAGGACGGCGTCCCCATCGGTTTCAAAGGCTGCACATTCCACAG GGTGATCAAAGACTTCATGATACAAGGAGGAGACTTTGTCAAC GGCGATGGCACCGGCATCTGCAGCATCTACAGAGGACCGTTTGCAGATGAAAACTTCAAACTGAAGCATATCATACCCGGTCTGCTCTCCATG GCCAACAGCGGTCCAGGAACTAATGGTTGTCAGTTTTTCATCACCTGCGTGAAATGTGACTGGTTAGATGGGAAACATGTTGTTTTTG GAAAACTGGTTGACGGCCTGCTGGTCATGAGAAAGATCGag AACGTGCCTACAGGACCCAACAACAAGCCCAAGCTGCCCATCGTCATCGCTCAGTGTGGAGAGATGTGA
- the LOC115407945 gene encoding uncharacterized protein LOC115407945: MLAIMERWEAVPDLHTVNTAKFLLLIIAKAGLDTLFLYSFNKAWSRSFLGLCGLSITVMDWVMVLAMASVWFFGAERLSVSPCFLLAHASATYGALPLPVMCLGILDYCLDDTAIGRRRPKCKLLRNAVLMLVVWIQGGVHSAGSASSELIEYHYSAQGMFLLCTLQETPGITFVLTLLYSAAFLAMLPFRSRLFQWVTEADRLSEQREAEENKTSDLFILKPTKGQMCEKDFAQRPDRPRPPMWFSLTLAFGVTWMPYLTLSVVCLLCDLTLPGYIVVNNMWLECIHSAMTGVVFWANSETTGPYSHLPENTCTWRAYWHLSRGTRPQQLPLTSTEKEKPLLCVANEQRCGIRSLNSYTTKLLGPFLLKNIHNFK; the protein is encoded by the exons ATGCTGGCCATCATGGAGCGCTGGGAGGCGGTGCCCGACCTTCACACAGTCAACACCGCCaagtttcttcttcttatcaTCGCCAAGGCGGGGCTGGACACGCTGTTTCTCTACTCGTTCAACAAAGCGTGGTCCCGCTCCTTCCTGGGCCTGTGCGGCCTGTCCATCACCGTCATGGACTGGGTGATGGTGCTCGCCATGGCGAGCGTGTGGTTCTTTGGGGCAGAGAGGCTCTCCGTGTcgccctgcttcctcctggctCACGCCTCGGCGACGTACGGGGCCCTGCCCCTGCCCGTGATGTGCCTGGGCATTCTGGACTACTGTCTGGACGACACCGCCATCGGCAGACGCAGGCCGAAGTGCAAGCTGCTCAGGAACGCCGTCCTGATGCTGGTGGTCTGGATACAGGGTGGCGTTCACTCCGCCGGCTCCGCCAGCTCTGAGCTGATAGAGTATCACTACAGCGCACAGGGGATGTTTCTCCTGTGCACGCTACAGGAGACGCCTGGAATCACCTTTGTTCTGACGCTGCTCTACAGTGCAGCGTTTCTGGCCATGTTGCCGTTTCGCTCAAGACTCTTCCAGTGGGTGACAGAGGCTGACAGGCTTTCTGAACAAAGGGAAGCTGAAGAAAACAAGACGAGCGACTTGTTCATTTTGAAGCCCACGAAGGGTCAAATGTGCGAGAAGGACTTCGCCCAGAGGCCCGACCGGCCTCGCCCGCCCATGTGGTTCAGCCTGACACTGGCCTTCGGCGTGACTTGGATGCCGTATCTCACCTTGTCTGTGGTCTGCCTGCTCTGCGACCTGACGCTTCCTGGATACATAGTTGTGAACAACATGTGGCTGGAGTGCATCCACAGCGCCATGACCGGTGTGGTGTTCTGGGCGAACAGCGAGACGACGGGGCCGTACAGCCACCTGCCAGAAAACACCTGCACCTGGCGCGCTTACTGGCACCTGAGCAGAGGCACGCGTCCACAGCAGCTACCACTAACatccacagaaaaagaaaagccccTCCTGTGCGT GGCAAATGAGCAAAGGTGTGGCATTCGCTCTCTAAACTCTTACACCACAAAGCTACTTGGACcctttttattgaaaaacattCATAACTTTAAATAA